The proteins below come from a single Desulfitobacterium metallireducens DSM 15288 genomic window:
- a CDS encoding alpha/beta-type small acid-soluble spore protein has product MSRNKPEIPESEKQLDSLKWEVAEELHLDDDIQEKGFGNMTTHEVGQIGGNMVKKMVKYAEEQMTHGADLND; this is encoded by the coding sequence ATGAGCCGTAACAAGCCAGAGATTCCTGAATCCGAGAAACAGTTAGATTCACTTAAGTGGGAGGTCGCTGAAGAACTCCACCTCGATGATGATATTCAAGAAAAAGGGTTTGGAAACATGACAACCCACGAGGTAGGGCAAATCGGCGGAAATATGGTTAAAAAAATGGTTAAATACGCCGAGGAACAAATGACACATGGAGCAGACCTTAACGATTAA
- the mch gene encoding methenyltetrahydromethanopterin cyclohydrolase yields MPFVLPEIPELRPSRLAMPLVNQLIVNQKRLNLEVSEKNGVHIIDCGVNALGGWEAGVLFAEICMGGLGRVDVRWANFKGFQWPSVQVVTDHPLRACMLSQFAGWSVHARNFSALGSGPGRAVANREKLFAEFGCADPSDNAIICLESEKLPSDEAIQDMLRKCQCKPANLFILVAPTSSLVGSIQIAARTLETGLYKLKTLTYDITAVRTGWGICPLPPVTPDAMQALGRTNDAIRYGASVYFNVNDEDGYLQSIIKQVPTSSSPEYGHLFATVIDQYNDFYDIDPLFFSPAEIWLTNLKSGRCFHAGAVRPELLQVSFGMEV; encoded by the coding sequence ATGCCTTTTGTACTTCCTGAAATACCTGAATTGAGGCCGAGCAGGCTGGCTATGCCTTTGGTAAATCAACTTATAGTTAATCAAAAACGATTGAACCTTGAAGTTTCAGAGAAGAACGGAGTACACATCATCGATTGTGGAGTAAATGCACTTGGTGGCTGGGAAGCAGGAGTGCTTTTTGCAGAGATTTGTATGGGTGGATTGGGCCGTGTTGATGTTCGCTGGGCTAACTTTAAGGGATTTCAATGGCCATCAGTCCAAGTCGTTACAGATCATCCGTTACGGGCTTGTATGTTGTCTCAGTTTGCAGGTTGGTCTGTGCATGCGAGGAATTTTTCAGCTCTGGGCTCAGGACCGGGACGAGCGGTAGCCAATAGAGAAAAACTATTTGCTGAGTTTGGGTGTGCAGATCCATCTGATAACGCGATTATTTGTTTAGAAAGCGAGAAACTCCCCTCTGATGAAGCCATTCAGGACATGCTTAGAAAATGCCAGTGCAAACCTGCGAACTTGTTTATTTTAGTTGCACCAACTTCATCCCTAGTAGGATCTATTCAAATTGCAGCGCGTACGTTGGAAACAGGACTTTATAAATTGAAGACACTTACTTATGATATTACGGCAGTTCGTACGGGGTGGGGGATCTGTCCCCTTCCGCCAGTGACTCCTGATGCGATGCAAGCTTTGGGGCGTACAAATGATGCCATTCGATATGGGGCTAGTGTTTATTTCAATGTGAATGATGAGGATGGCTATTTGCAATCCATCATTAAACAAGTGCCCACTTCATCTTCCCCCGAATATGGGCACCTATTCGCAACTGTCATAGACCAATATAACGATTTTTATGATATTGATCCATTATTTTTTAGTCCTGCTGAGATTTGGCTAACGAATCTGAAAAGTGGTCGGTGCTTCCATGCGGGAGCTGTTCGCCCAGAGTTATTACAAGTTTCTTTTGGAATGGAGGTTTAA
- a CDS encoding TSUP family transporter, translating to MLSTIVIICIFGFLAAAVDAIAGGGGLISLPALLLVGIPPHLALGTNKFASTMGSFNSSITFARSGKVNFRLVKWLVPFTFLGACLGVWSVLRVSPDFLNKIVPILVLFVGIYSIIHKTLGIEDQFQGLKRSSILLGVTFSFALGFYDGFFGPGTGSFLIFAFITIYGFDFVSASANSKVLNFTSNLASLLLFAWNGKILYQYGIPMALSMLVGSQVGTRLAITRGARLVKPIFITMSLFVAFKLIWQSFN from the coding sequence ATGTTATCAACTATAGTTATTATCTGTATTTTCGGATTCCTAGCAGCTGCTGTTGATGCTATTGCTGGTGGAGGTGGATTGATCAGTTTACCTGCCCTGTTACTTGTTGGCATTCCACCACACTTAGCTTTAGGTACCAATAAATTCGCTTCTACCATGGGCTCATTTAATAGTTCAATAACATTCGCTCGTTCTGGTAAAGTCAATTTTCGGTTAGTAAAATGGTTAGTGCCTTTCACATTCTTAGGAGCATGTTTGGGCGTGTGGTCCGTTCTCAGAGTTAGTCCTGACTTTCTTAATAAGATTGTGCCTATATTAGTTTTATTTGTTGGTATTTATAGCATTATTCATAAAACTTTAGGAATAGAGGATCAATTTCAGGGGCTTAAACGATCAAGCATTCTTTTAGGAGTAACATTTTCTTTCGCATTAGGATTCTATGATGGCTTTTTTGGGCCGGGCACGGGCTCTTTTCTTATCTTTGCTTTTATTACAATTTATGGTTTCGATTTCGTTTCAGCGTCAGCTAATTCCAAAGTTTTAAACTTTACAAGCAACCTAGCTTCTTTGCTCCTTTTTGCTTGGAACGGAAAAATCTTATATCAATATGGCATTCCTATGGCCTTATCAATGCTAGTTGGTTCCCAAGTAGGTACACGGTTAGCAATTACGCGGGGAGCCAGACTAGTTAAACCGATTTTTATTACGATGTCTCTTTTTGTTGCGTTTAAACTCATCTGGCAAAGTTTTAACTAA
- a CDS encoding helix-turn-helix domain-containing protein, producing the protein MLKDSCSFKAIGRELNKDCTSISKEVRNYQLLKGRFLWSGFQQLSSSSDLHPILHL; encoded by the coding sequence ATGCTTAAGGATTCCTGCTCATTTAAAGCGATCGGAAGGGAACTTAACAAAGATTGCACTTCCATTTCCAAGGAAGTGAGAAATTATCAATTATTAAAAGGACGGTTCCTATGGTCGGGCTTTCAACAACTGTCTTCATCATCTGACTTGCACCCAATCCTACATTTGTGA
- a CDS encoding YczE/YyaS/YitT family protein translates to MKTFLVKYLYFFSGIFITCIGNYFLINAQNLGVSPWDVFHLGISKYFPYLGLGTIGIIVGLLILIPTSFMGIKPRIGTFLNIYIFGLMLDELMSSHLLEIPTSYILSLVYLIIGILTTGIGTAVYLHTDAGAGPRDALMLGLNQKTHLSIAQVRSGIEIMVVILGYILGGPIGVGTLIFSLTIGISVQWGMKWVNQLKFIISNRPVEVSK, encoded by the coding sequence GTGAAGACGTTTCTAGTTAAGTATTTATATTTTTTTAGCGGAATATTTATAACATGTATAGGTAACTATTTTCTAATCAATGCTCAAAATCTTGGGGTCAGCCCTTGGGATGTTTTTCATCTTGGTATTTCCAAATACTTTCCGTACCTAGGGTTGGGTACAATTGGAATTATAGTTGGACTGTTAATTCTGATCCCGACTTCTTTTATGGGGATAAAACCGCGAATCGGGACCTTTCTTAATATCTATATCTTCGGACTTATGTTAGACGAACTAATGTCGAGTCATCTCTTAGAAATACCAACAAGCTACATCTTAAGTCTTGTATATTTGATAATCGGAATTTTAACTACAGGAATCGGAACAGCAGTTTATTTACATACCGATGCTGGAGCTGGTCCAAGAGATGCTTTGATGTTAGGTCTTAATCAAAAAACTCATTTAAGTATTGCACAGGTACGCTCAGGAATTGAGATTATGGTAGTCATCTTAGGCTATATCTTAGGTGGTCCTATAGGAGTTGGCACTCTTATCTTTTCGTTAACCATTGGAATCTCAGTGCAATGGGGTATGAAATGGGTGAATCAGCTCAAATTTATCATTTCTAACCGACCCGTAGAAGTATCTAAGTAA
- a CDS encoding YebC/PmpR family DNA-binding transcriptional regulator yields the protein MSGHSKWANIKHKKAKTDAQKGKVFTKLGRELIVAARAGGGEPENNFRLKIAIDNAKAANMPNDNIKRAIQKGAGGVDGVAYEELRYEGYGPGGAAVMADILTDNRNRTAGEMRHIFSKNGGNLGETGSVNWMFNEKGQITVPLEDFELSEDEFMLMALEAGAEDIDNDGENYLVYTASEDLDGVHQALLGQKVPVAEAIVNQIAQNTVEIADLEQAKKMIRLMDALEEHDDVQGVYANFELADSLSDEDLE from the coding sequence ATGTCAGGACATTCTAAATGGGCGAATATTAAACATAAAAAAGCAAAAACAGATGCTCAAAAGGGTAAAGTGTTTACAAAACTTGGTCGTGAGCTTATTGTGGCGGCGCGTGCAGGCGGTGGCGAGCCTGAGAATAATTTTCGTTTGAAAATTGCTATTGATAATGCAAAAGCTGCGAATATGCCAAATGATAATATCAAGCGTGCGATTCAAAAGGGTGCTGGCGGTGTTGATGGAGTTGCTTATGAGGAGCTTCGTTATGAAGGTTACGGCCCAGGCGGAGCAGCAGTCATGGCCGATATTCTTACCGATAATCGGAATCGAACTGCAGGAGAAATGCGTCATATTTTTTCAAAAAATGGAGGTAATCTCGGGGAGACGGGAAGCGTTAATTGGATGTTTAACGAAAAGGGACAAATAACCGTTCCACTCGAGGATTTTGAGCTTTCTGAGGATGAATTCATGCTTATGGCTTTAGAGGCTGGGGCAGAAGATATCGATAACGATGGAGAAAATTATTTAGTCTATACTGCTTCAGAAGATTTGGACGGAGTCCACCAAGCCCTACTCGGTCAAAAAGTTCCTGTTGCTGAAGCAATCGTTAATCAAATAGCTCAGAATACAGTCGAAATTGCGGATCTAGAGCAAGCCAAGAAAATGATCCGTTTAATGGATGCTTTAGAGGAACACGATGATGTTCAAGGCGTCTATGCTAACTTTGAACTTGCTGATTCTCTTTCTGACGAGGATTTAGAATAA
- a CDS encoding ABC-F family ATP-binding cassette domain-containing protein — translation MSVLNVENVSHGFGGRQILDEASFRLLKGEHVGLVGANGEGKSTFLDIITGKLIPDKGKVEWSNRVTVGYLDQHSVLSKGKSIRDVLKEAFQSMFELEAEMLSLYDAMGTATEEQLAKMMDDVGEIQTILESNGFYSIDAKVEEVANGLGLGEIGLDKDVTDLSGGQRTKVLLTKLLLQNPTILLLDEPTNYLDAEHIEWLSRYLKNYENAFILISHDIPFLNNVINVIYHLENATLSRYTGNYEEFTQLLALKKEQELKAYEKQQKEVDRLEDFIARNKARISTTGRAKSRQKQLDKMEILEKPKEKIKPVFKFHEARTPGRIIFEAQNLILGYDEPLTRPMKLKLERGQKIAIRGVNGLGKTTLLKTLLGILPPISGQVQLGDYLFPGYFEQESSLHNTNTPLDEVWSEFPGLSNAEVRQALARCGLTNEHISSKMMVLSGGENAKVRLCKLMLKDVNWLVLDEPTNHLDVDAKGELKKALKEFKGTVLLVSHEPEFYADWVSDIWNLEQWTTKII, via the coding sequence ATGAGTGTATTAAATGTTGAAAATGTCTCTCACGGTTTTGGTGGCCGTCAAATCTTAGATGAAGCCTCCTTCCGCTTGCTCAAAGGGGAACATGTCGGCCTAGTGGGAGCCAATGGTGAGGGCAAATCCACTTTTTTAGATATTATCACGGGTAAACTTATCCCAGACAAAGGAAAGGTTGAATGGTCCAATCGCGTCACAGTTGGATATTTAGATCAACATAGCGTTTTAAGCAAAGGAAAAAGTATTCGCGATGTTTTAAAGGAAGCCTTCCAATCGATGTTCGAATTAGAAGCGGAAATGCTGTCCCTTTATGATGCTATGGGTACCGCTACTGAAGAACAACTCGCAAAAATGATGGATGATGTCGGCGAGATCCAAACGATTCTAGAGTCCAATGGTTTCTATTCCATCGATGCCAAAGTTGAGGAAGTCGCCAATGGCTTAGGTTTAGGCGAGATTGGGCTAGACAAGGATGTTACTGACTTAAGCGGAGGGCAACGAACAAAAGTTTTACTGACTAAACTCTTGCTTCAGAACCCCACTATTCTTCTTTTGGACGAGCCTACCAACTATTTGGATGCGGAACACATCGAATGGTTAAGTCGCTATTTGAAAAACTATGAAAATGCCTTTATCTTGATATCCCATGATATTCCCTTCCTGAATAACGTAATTAACGTGATTTATCATCTTGAAAATGCGACACTTTCACGCTATACCGGAAATTATGAAGAATTCACACAACTCCTGGCGCTAAAAAAAGAGCAGGAACTGAAAGCCTACGAAAAACAACAAAAAGAAGTCGATCGTCTTGAAGACTTTATCGCACGCAACAAAGCAAGAATTTCCACAACAGGCCGAGCAAAGAGCCGCCAAAAACAACTTGATAAAATGGAGATCCTTGAAAAACCGAAGGAAAAGATCAAACCTGTTTTTAAGTTTCATGAAGCACGGACTCCCGGACGTATCATTTTCGAAGCGCAGAATCTGATCCTCGGATATGACGAACCCTTAACCCGTCCAATGAAGCTGAAGTTAGAACGCGGACAAAAAATAGCCATTCGAGGAGTGAATGGCTTAGGTAAAACAACCTTATTAAAAACCTTGCTCGGAATCCTTCCTCCTATCAGTGGGCAAGTTCAACTTGGAGATTATCTTTTCCCAGGATATTTTGAACAGGAATCCTCCCTCCATAACACAAATACTCCGCTCGACGAAGTATGGTCTGAATTCCCTGGACTTTCCAACGCTGAAGTCAGGCAGGCGCTAGCCCGATGTGGTCTTACCAATGAGCATATCTCCAGTAAAATGATGGTATTAAGCGGTGGAGAAAACGCTAAAGTGAGACTCTGTAAACTCATGCTTAAAGATGTCAATTGGCTGGTGCTTGACGAACCGACGAACCATCTCGATGTCGATGCTAAAGGCGAATTAAAAAAAGCCCTTAAAGAATTTAAAGGCACCGTTCTTCTTGTCTCTCATGAACCTGAGTTTTATGCAGATTGGGTATCCGATATCTGGAATCTTGAACAGTGGACAACTAAGATCATTTAG
- a CDS encoding cytochrome c3 family protein codes for MKRRRNVLILLSLLGLVAIVLFGCNQQQTTPQQVVNQAANMLTAATYVGNDTCQGCHANKFNVVPNTGHFKSFKPLSDYPMAQTLGPITVFDAVNTDKPTSATIDLSKNTTYGVMMDDYIVAQAPAGFKDKYYRVAAVEKAGDKWNIKSASQKDIDKDGKADWVAESAQTCVNCHASGVPSGSPTAGFSCESCHGPGSVHANATYADKKTTMKLSTAEESCINCHKSDPVKDKDGNFVTDNHHGTRNFFASKHAQTGEINGCLTCHGPHKANASGVLLKKDTPLEICNDCHEGKLDQAKIDQIMWKNPSDAYGHITRDHSFTAMKYADLGDDPATKPIEIKNQTMIDLIKKSLPELAK; via the coding sequence TTGAAACGAAGAAGGAATGTCTTGATCCTGTTATCGCTGCTGGGATTAGTGGCTATTGTTTTATTTGGATGCAATCAACAGCAAACAACACCGCAACAAGTAGTTAATCAGGCGGCGAATATGCTAACGGCGGCGACCTATGTAGGAAACGATACCTGTCAGGGGTGCCATGCCAATAAGTTTAATGTGGTACCGAATACGGGTCATTTTAAGTCGTTTAAACCCCTTTCTGATTATCCGATGGCCCAAACGCTGGGGCCCATTACGGTATTCGATGCAGTCAATACGGATAAACCAACTTCGGCAACGATTGATTTATCTAAGAATACGACTTATGGAGTAATGATGGATGATTACATCGTGGCGCAAGCACCTGCTGGATTTAAAGACAAGTATTATCGAGTAGCGGCAGTTGAAAAGGCTGGAGATAAATGGAACATTAAATCAGCGAGTCAGAAGGATATTGATAAGGATGGAAAAGCAGATTGGGTTGCAGAATCAGCTCAGACATGCGTGAATTGTCATGCATCAGGTGTACCGAGCGGTTCGCCAACGGCAGGATTCTCCTGCGAATCTTGCCATGGGCCTGGTAGCGTGCATGCTAATGCCACGTATGCCGATAAAAAGACAACGATGAAATTAAGCACAGCTGAAGAGTCCTGTATAAACTGTCATAAAAGTGATCCTGTTAAGGACAAAGATGGGAATTTTGTTACAGATAATCATCATGGGACCCGTAATTTCTTCGCTAGCAAACATGCTCAAACTGGAGAAATCAATGGTTGCTTGACTTGTCACGGGCCGCACAAAGCAAATGCGAGCGGCGTGTTGCTCAAGAAAGACACCCCATTAGAAATCTGTAATGACTGTCACGAAGGTAAACTTGATCAGGCTAAAATTGATCAAATTATGTGGAAGAATCCGTCTGATGCCTATGGACATATTACTCGGGACCATAGCTTTACCGCCATGAAGTATGCGGATCTCGGGGATGACCCAGCAACAAAACCAATCGAAATCAAGAATCAGACGATGATTGACCTCATTAAAAAGTCTTTACCTGAGCTAGCAAAATAA
- a CDS encoding cytochrome c3 family protein, with product MTSDSQDELDQGKPSVKKNSKKLVFLSLVGLVVLLSIAGIGMHYTSQPNFCASCHEISPQVATWQVSTHNSVTCLDCHSNPGTVGYVSRKLQAVKELYVHFTNQIPANIEPKVNTETCILCHTGKNSSFPQAKNIALTSGSLAPSSSHTFILENKVSCLNCHRYIVHPPSQQTSGVQ from the coding sequence ATGACTTCAGATTCCCAAGATGAGCTCGATCAGGGTAAGCCATCGGTTAAGAAAAATTCGAAGAAATTAGTTTTTCTTTCACTGGTTGGCCTTGTCGTACTGCTCTCTATCGCAGGGATAGGGATGCACTATACTTCTCAGCCGAATTTCTGTGCGAGTTGTCATGAAATTAGTCCTCAGGTTGCAACGTGGCAAGTCAGCACGCATAATTCTGTGACTTGCCTCGATTGCCATTCCAATCCAGGTACAGTGGGATATGTATCGAGAAAACTCCAAGCTGTTAAGGAACTATATGTTCATTTTACAAATCAAATTCCAGCCAATATTGAACCAAAAGTCAACACTGAAACGTGTATCCTTTGTCATACAGGTAAAAACAGCAGTTTTCCTCAGGCCAAAAATATAGCGCTTACTTCGGGTTCGCTGGCACCTAGTAGCTCGCATACCTTTATTCTGGAGAACAAGGTATCTTGTCTCAATTGTCATCGTTATATAGTACATCCACCGAGTCAACAAACATCAGGTGTCCAGTAA
- a CDS encoding aspartyl-phosphate phosphatase Spo0E family protein has product MSSRKGSGITEEYSITCLLQFIEEMRRELNHLGVEKPLTDPEVVRLSQRLDILLNQYQNQQYEQSYKTIGA; this is encoded by the coding sequence ATGAGTTCAAGGAAGGGAAGTGGTATTACGGAGGAGTATTCTATTACGTGTTTACTTCAGTTCATAGAAGAGATGCGGAGGGAACTAAATCATCTAGGCGTGGAAAAGCCACTTACTGACCCTGAAGTAGTAAGATTAAGCCAAAGATTAGATATATTACTTAATCAATATCAGAATCAACAGTATGAACAGAGTTATAAGACTATAGGGGCATAA
- the ruvC gene encoding crossover junction endodeoxyribonuclease RuvC, giving the protein MQILGIDPGTAIMGYGLIEKQGNRLIPITYASWRTPAHIPMSERLLMLYTEMKAFIEAHRPEQVAVEELFFNRNTTTAISVGQARGVVLLAAAQAGIPVYEYTPLQVKQAVVGYGKADKKQVQQMVRALLGLNEIPKPDDTADALAIAICHAHSVNLLNRMGEIK; this is encoded by the coding sequence ATGCAGATACTTGGAATTGACCCAGGAACAGCTATTATGGGTTATGGCTTAATTGAAAAACAAGGGAATCGTTTGATTCCCATAACGTATGCATCTTGGCGGACTCCGGCACATATACCGATGTCGGAACGATTATTGATGCTTTATACAGAGATGAAAGCGTTTATCGAAGCGCATCGTCCTGAGCAAGTTGCAGTGGAAGAACTTTTCTTTAATCGTAATACCACAACTGCAATTTCAGTGGGACAGGCTCGCGGAGTTGTGCTTCTTGCAGCAGCACAAGCGGGAATCCCCGTTTACGAATATACACCCCTTCAGGTGAAACAAGCAGTTGTAGGGTATGGTAAAGCTGATAAAAAACAGGTTCAACAAATGGTACGTGCGTTACTGGGCCTTAATGAAATTCCTAAACCGGATGATACAGCTGATGCGCTTGCAATTGCTATCTGTCATGCCCATAGCGTAAATTTGCTGAATCGGATGGGAGAGATAAAATGA
- a CDS encoding CoA-binding protein, translating to MQGDMKEFLQQENWAVIGVSDNPEKYGTKVYLQLKKAGYKVYAVNPKLDQIDGDTCYPNLSSLPLVPDAVSVVVPPKATEQIINECAKLGIRRIWMQPGSESDTAIKDGDDQGLELVYSQCVLIQTRDKVK from the coding sequence ATGCAAGGAGATATGAAAGAATTTCTTCAACAAGAAAATTGGGCAGTCATCGGAGTATCTGATAATCCAGAAAAATATGGAACCAAAGTTTATCTTCAGCTCAAAAAAGCTGGATATAAGGTTTACGCGGTCAACCCAAAATTAGATCAAATTGATGGGGATACCTGTTATCCTAATCTTAGCTCACTTCCACTTGTCCCAGATGCTGTCAGTGTTGTTGTACCCCCCAAGGCAACAGAACAAATTATTAATGAATGTGCAAAGCTAGGAATTCGAAGAATTTGGATGCAACCCGGTAGTGAAAGCGACACTGCCATAAAAGATGGCGACGATCAAGGCTTAGAGTTAGTTTATAGCCAATGCGTACTCATTCAAACACGAGACAAAGTTAAATAA
- a CDS encoding long-chain-fatty-acid--CoA ligase, with translation MNNLREQAFYEPGVRRHIEIPDMSLLEMFKQSVRKYPNQPALISKGQNWSYKEMDQAVEGLALALSLRGIKFGDRVSIDMPNSPQWVISFFALMRLGCIVVQTNPLYVENELRAQLSDAQATAIISIPQLLSRLQAIQQEVGLEYIIIDGLIASGMRGSDNILDLGQLIQEERGCEEAPWPQINAALDPAVLQYTGGTTGISKGVMLSHTNLVANALQIWEWIHGKEGKEKILIVLPLFHIYALSVGMNLAILSGSAMILLPKFDPEEVLNQIKNERPTLFPGAPTMYVALINHPRIKEYDLSSLRACISGSAPLPIEVAFKFGELTGGRLVEGYGLSEASPVTHINPLTRLKVGSIGVAVPNTNAKIVDLATGKQVLDPNEVGELVVSGPQVMLGYWQKNEETQAVLRNGWLHTGDLAKMDEQGYVYIVDRKKDMIISGGYNIYPREVEEILYKHPSIQEVACAGIPDSYWGEKIKAYIVIKEGWGISQEEIQSFLKGELAAFKIPKEIEFRDSLPRTAVGKVLRRFLIEEEKEKLRLLNSI, from the coding sequence ATGAACAATTTAAGAGAGCAGGCTTTTTATGAGCCAGGAGTAAGAAGACACATAGAAATCCCTGATATGAGTTTATTGGAGATGTTCAAACAATCTGTACGAAAGTATCCTAATCAACCAGCACTTATCTCTAAAGGACAAAATTGGTCATATAAAGAAATGGATCAAGCGGTAGAGGGGTTGGCACTTGCACTTAGCCTAAGGGGAATCAAATTCGGCGACCGAGTTTCAATTGATATGCCTAATAGTCCACAGTGGGTTATCTCCTTCTTTGCTTTAATGAGATTGGGATGTATTGTGGTTCAGACCAATCCTCTGTATGTGGAGAATGAATTAAGAGCACAATTATCCGATGCGCAGGCAACAGCCATTATTTCAATTCCACAATTGTTATCTAGGCTCCAAGCAATCCAACAGGAAGTAGGGCTAGAATATATTATTATTGATGGTTTAATTGCTTCGGGAATGAGGGGATCGGATAATATCCTCGATCTTGGGCAGCTAATCCAGGAAGAGAGAGGTTGTGAAGAGGCCCCGTGGCCCCAAATAAACGCTGCGCTAGATCCCGCAGTTTTACAATACACAGGTGGGACAACTGGAATATCCAAAGGAGTTATGCTTTCTCATACTAATCTTGTTGCCAATGCCTTGCAGATTTGGGAGTGGATTCATGGCAAAGAAGGGAAAGAAAAAATACTGATTGTTCTTCCTCTGTTTCATATTTATGCGCTCTCCGTGGGGATGAATTTAGCAATCCTTTCCGGTAGTGCAATGATCCTTTTGCCTAAATTTGATCCTGAGGAGGTTCTTAATCAGATTAAGAATGAGCGTCCCACCCTCTTTCCTGGGGCACCGACGATGTATGTTGCTCTGATTAACCATCCTCGTATCAAGGAATATGATCTTTCTTCACTTCGGGCTTGTATTAGCGGGTCTGCACCGTTACCAATCGAAGTCGCCTTTAAATTTGGTGAGTTGACAGGGGGACGTTTAGTCGAAGGATATGGACTATCAGAAGCTTCTCCGGTAACACATATCAATCCTCTGACACGATTAAAAGTTGGATCAATTGGAGTTGCTGTGCCTAATACGAACGCAAAAATTGTTGATTTAGCGACTGGAAAACAAGTTCTAGATCCAAATGAAGTCGGTGAACTCGTGGTATCTGGGCCGCAAGTCATGCTCGGGTATTGGCAAAAAAACGAAGAAACACAAGCCGTGCTTAGGAATGGATGGCTCCATACTGGAGATCTTGCAAAAATGGATGAACAAGGATACGTCTATATTGTTGATCGCAAAAAAGATATGATTATCTCCGGGGGGTATAATATCTATCCTCGCGAGGTGGAGGAAATTCTATATAAACACCCTTCCATTCAGGAAGTTGCCTGCGCCGGTATTCCGGATTCGTACTGGGGCGAAAAAATCAAAGCTTATATCGTTATTAAAGAGGGATGGGGGATTTCTCAAGAGGAAATTCAGAGTTTCCTAAAAGGAGAATTAGCCGCTTTCAAAATACCCAAGGAAATCGAATTTCGCGATAGTCTTCCAAGGACAGCGGTGGGAAAAGTATTAAGACGTTTTTTAATTGAAGAAGAGAAAGAAAAGCTGAGACTCTTGAACAGTATCTAA
- a CDS encoding DUF3842 family protein, which produces MRVAVIDGQGGGIGKHIVEQLRKRMPELEILALGTNALATGAMMRAGATEGASGESAICFNVERVDLIVGSFQIMIVYGLMGEITPLIATALAKSQADKILIPIQRGNIQIIGSNRIPLPHHVESLVNEVEQRVTP; this is translated from the coding sequence ATGCGAGTAGCAGTCATTGATGGACAAGGTGGAGGTATAGGTAAACACATCGTTGAGCAACTGCGGAAACGGATGCCCGAACTAGAAATCCTTGCTTTAGGTACAAATGCCTTAGCAACAGGGGCGATGATGCGAGCGGGCGCAACCGAAGGAGCGTCTGGAGAATCCGCGATATGTTTTAATGTAGAGCGCGTCGATTTGATTGTGGGATCTTTTCAAATTATGATTGTCTATGGGTTAATGGGCGAGATTACCCCTCTTATCGCAACAGCTCTTGCGAAGAGTCAAGCGGATAAAATCCTGATTCCTATTCAGAGAGGGAATATCCAAATCATAGGATCAAACCGCATTCCTTTACCTCATCATGTTGAGAGCTTAGTTAATGAGGTTGAGCAGAGAGTAACTCCGTAA